A stretch of the Jeotgalibacillus haloalkalitolerans genome encodes the following:
- a CDS encoding response regulator — protein sequence MTSALEKLLSEKFDFCILDNIMPELTGLTLIKKLEGEYLLIRIIMLIVSSNKAGLLTEEACNVGYD from the coding sequence ATCACTAGTGCTTTAGAAAAGCTATTAAGTGAGAAGTTCGATTTTTGTATACTTGACAATATTATGCCTGAATTGACTGGTCTTACGTTAATCAAAAAACTTGAGGGTGAATACCTTCTCATACGGATCATTATGCTGATTGTCAGTTCAAATAAGGCAGGTCTTCTTACTGAAGAAGCCTGCAATGTGGGATATGATTAA
- a CDS encoding thermonuclease family protein: MKKILLTAIITSAFSLTAACDYDRELILLLNEINQIIDTVPEAELSGREVQIIRVVDGDTVIVNDQDKEEMIRLLLIDTPESIPPSKEKEYLGESSSDFAKVALNKGDTVTLEIGNPDRDAYGRLLGYIWVDDTNFNQLMIEEGFARVVNISEPNTKYLDEFIRAEEQAKEQKIGIWSVPGYVTENGFDMSAIE; this comes from the coding sequence TTGAAAAAAATATTACTTACAGCAATTATTACATCTGCATTTTCGCTTACAGCTGCTTGCGACTATGACAGGGAGCTTATATTACTGCTGAATGAAATTAATCAGATCATTGACACGGTTCCAGAGGCGGAATTAAGCGGAAGAGAAGTGCAGATAATTCGGGTAGTGGATGGGGACACAGTAATCGTGAACGATCAAGATAAGGAAGAAATGATCAGACTGCTCTTAATTGACACCCCTGAGAGTATCCCCCCATCCAAGGAAAAAGAGTATCTGGGAGAATCTTCATCTGATTTCGCAAAAGTAGCGCTCAATAAAGGCGATACTGTTACTCTGGAGATTGGTAATCCTGATCGGGACGCATACGGGAGACTTTTAGGCTACATATGGGTAGATGACACGAACTTTAATCAACTTATGATAGAAGAAGGATTTGCACGTGTTGTAAATATCAGCGAACCCAATACCAAATACCTGGATGAATTTATCCGGGCAGAAGAACAGGCAAAAGAACAAAAAATTGGTATCTGGAGTGTACCAGGGTATGTAACTGAAAATGGATTCGATATGTCCGCTATTGAATAG
- a CDS encoding response regulator: MKVLVADDEKFSRLLVKETLECLNVELVFAEDGTSALEKLSSEKFHICILDNIMPGITGIELINKLEGEYLPEHIIMLTARVQKEDQLAAEACGVGHYVSKPYSPNKLYQLIQELMSINSSTT; encoded by the coding sequence ATGAAGGTCCTGGTCGCGGACGATGAAAAATTTTCGAGGCTGCTTGTTAAAGAAACTCTTGAGTGTTTAAATGTCGAGTTAGTATTTGCTGAAGATGGCACTAGTGCTTTGGAAAAGTTATCGAGTGAGAAGTTCCATATTTGTATATTGGATAATATCATGCCTGGAATAACAGGTATCGAGTTAATTAACAAACTTGAAGGTGAATATCTTCCTGAGCATATCATCATGCTTACTGCCAGAGTACAAAAAGAAGATCAGCTAGCTGCCGAAGCTTGTGGTGTGGGACATTATGTGTCGAAACCATATAGTCCAAATAAGCTATACCAATTAATTCAGGAATTAATGTCAATTAATAGTTCGACTACTTAA
- a CDS encoding macro domain-containing protein: MSITLKNQSLLRAEEHIIGHQVNGLGFMGSGISMQIKKEFPDVFRGYQKYVNFHPSAESMLGHNLMIATNQMDINEFDRNSQYKIISNLFGQARIGRSEKQTNEKALKRALIHLKNFAEVNELSVALPYGIGCGKSGGDWREIEQIIQEVFSDYAVTLYQSDEIAEHSLKKNIKITQSIF, encoded by the coding sequence ATGTCTATTACACTTAAAAATCAATCTTTATTACGAGCTGAAGAGCATATCATCGGTCATCAGGTCAACGGACTTGGGTTTATGGGTTCAGGTATCTCCATGCAAATAAAAAAGGAATTTCCGGATGTTTTTCGAGGGTATCAAAAGTATGTGAATTTCCACCCGTCAGCAGAATCCATGCTCGGACACAATCTGATGATTGCAACGAACCAAATGGATATTAATGAATTTGACCGTAACTCCCAGTATAAAATCATTTCTAACCTTTTTGGTCAGGCTCGCATAGGACGATCTGAAAAACAAACAAATGAAAAAGCGCTGAAGAGGGCGCTGATTCATTTGAAAAATTTTGCTGAAGTTAATGAGTTGTCAGTTGCTTTACCATACGGCATTGGATGTGGAAAATCAGGAGGTGATTGGAGAGAAATCGAGCAGATCATCCAGGAAGTTTTTTCTGATTACGCTGTCACATTATATCAAAGTGATGAAATTGCTGAGCATTCGCTAAAGAAAAATATAAAAATTACTCAATCAATATTTTGA
- a CDS encoding sensor histidine kinase, whose protein sequence is MIVADLKTLTLVIMILSFMSFALMLHLWRINITIKGPALWTLSAAISFISFAPSAFFHGSLVVFINNSGTIIGALILLEGILRFRGFGDEQKRLKYIFLLCGLAIVMAYINQMNPTNRYLFHDAAVVFICISSAVALLYKTDKTQFFVHLYAAISFSVLVPVFSYRWYLAFDGQIEVQLIGSTQHAFQTFLYIAYIPHVMGWVFGFVLALSYKMRKQLEETLEARWLQAQIQPHFIFNTLNSINALCSIDPDKMQQLVSHFGDLLRSKFDSGSFNRLKSLEEELSIAKSYLFIEKVRYGDRLNVIWDIAPDTDKFFIPTLTIQPIVENAIKHGIMNRAKGGTIEIKALKDNDNMLVIIKDDGVGMDKRTIEKINKKKFEESFGIGLTNTNKRLEKAYSTGLMIKSDIDEGTEISFVVLQDCG, encoded by the coding sequence ATGATTGTAGCAGACTTGAAAACGCTTACTCTGGTGATCATGATTTTAAGTTTCATGTCGTTTGCCTTAATGCTTCATCTGTGGAGAATTAATATAACGATTAAAGGTCCGGCGTTATGGACTTTATCTGCTGCGATATCATTTATTTCGTTTGCACCCTCAGCATTTTTCCATGGAAGCCTTGTTGTTTTTATAAATAATAGCGGCACAATCATCGGGGCGCTGATACTACTGGAAGGCATTTTAAGATTTCGAGGTTTTGGAGATGAACAAAAGCGTCTGAAGTACATCTTCTTATTATGTGGACTAGCAATTGTAATGGCTTATATAAACCAAATGAATCCAACGAACAGATACCTTTTTCACGACGCAGCTGTCGTTTTCATCTGTATTTCTTCTGCCGTTGCTCTTCTTTATAAAACTGATAAAACCCAGTTTTTCGTTCATCTATATGCAGCGATATCATTTTCGGTGCTTGTTCCTGTGTTTTCTTACAGGTGGTACCTAGCGTTTGATGGACAGATAGAAGTTCAACTGATCGGTTCTACACAACATGCATTTCAGACATTTCTATACATTGCTTATATTCCACATGTAATGGGGTGGGTTTTCGGATTTGTTCTGGCCCTATCATATAAAATGAGAAAACAACTTGAAGAAACACTTGAAGCAAGGTGGCTACAGGCTCAAATCCAGCCACACTTTATCTTCAACACACTTAATTCAATTAACGCGCTTTGTTCAATTGACCCAGATAAGATGCAGCAGCTCGTCAGTCATTTCGGTGACCTATTAAGAAGTAAATTCGATTCAGGATCATTTAACCGTCTCAAATCTCTGGAGGAAGAACTTTCAATCGCAAAATCATATTTATTCATTGAAAAAGTCAGATACGGTGATCGGCTGAACGTCATATGGGACATCGCCCCTGACACGGATAAATTCTTCATTCCTACCCTTACTATTCAGCCGATTGTTGAAAATGCAATCAAACACGGCATTATGAACAGGGCAAAAGGTGGGACGATTGAAATCAAAGCATTAAAAGACAACGATAATATGCTGGTAATCATCAAAGATGATGGTGTTGGAATGGACAAAAGAACAATAGAAAAAATCAACAAAAAGAAATTTGAAGAGTCCTTCGGGATCGGTCTGACAAATACCAACAAAAGATTGGAAAAAGCATATAGTACGGGATTAATGATTAAGAGCGATATCGATGAAGGAACTGAAATTTCTTTTGTAGTTTTACAGGATTGCGGGTGA
- a CDS encoding DEAD/DEAH box helicase, with product MNKINDILDAWITIEQLSEGSINRKDTSLKPLKSLDENWHGYFKNFLNNQKEIQGISDNSFKKSGLVLYLDIFNFQEVVEILRKKYKLDKTDEEISSSDKFTLSIYFDNELNFISDKFFYTMSGYIRNHGDLIEDFYGFEETYKEDLNREFSEDFNTTITKLFDQYKVSHTNFRYSFVKNLDNGDVNLHSFFIEDMNKAKAINNKNLNRYFQGFFGERKNLDGNKKSEHFNPNIYEDWILQPECYPLGRFPSNPEYALSFMQQTAVNLALNDANTLRSVNGPPGTGKTTLLKDIFADLVVQQAVEISQLSDKSINRDLVYYKEKGKFGALPTSISSKNIIVASSNNGAVQNIVTELPKKESIDATFQNLLMEADYFKDISNSTLSTEGYGKSSKMKMEPLEEENWGVFSLEGGAAANINKLLMTIEFIDKHLTDDYQPNPAIYQEFLNLHHQLKKKRAEVQEYYLNAAKLKKLRKQLREYTISFEREAEEKRVALNIRKEEENHKLMRLNNENLNLKQDLTNTEIEMETITDEYNQALRDYETIQLQKPGFLRRIFNRSQVQTYFDQLNGANNNLKALTQQKVKIQKQERKINHKIEVNVSNTKKIEKIIQKLATEFSAWEKTKKDRIIKYKNEVLKLEKNKVKRDIKEVDFSLSYEDLQKSNPWFEKDFRVLQSELFIAALKVRKQFLFENVKSLKAARIIWGKQSEYLERENGNELVTESWQWLNFAIPVVSTTFASFGRMFKNLGENSIGNLFVDEAGQALPQASVGAIFRSKKVLVVGDPSQIKPVLTLDSNVLSLIGRHHNVNEKFISTDASTQTIVDDASQYGFQKNEDEWIGIPLWVHRRSNYPMFTIANELSYDGLMVQGKSEAAAIGKSKWYDSAGNANDKFVKEQAELLKSLMKEKIQENPKLIDDIYVISPFRNVAYKLAKTLDEINFTKRENGKSTNVGTVHTFQGKEAKIVYFVLGADSNSAGAARWAVSDPNMMNVAATRAKEEFYVIGDKALYASLGSNVANTTISIIEDYNS from the coding sequence ATGAATAAGATTAATGACATTTTAGATGCATGGATCACGATCGAACAACTATCTGAAGGCTCCATTAATAGGAAAGATACGTCTTTAAAGCCATTGAAATCTTTAGATGAGAATTGGCATGGTTATTTTAAAAACTTTTTAAATAATCAAAAAGAGATACAGGGCATTTCAGACAATTCTTTCAAAAAATCCGGTTTGGTTTTGTATTTAGACATTTTCAATTTTCAGGAAGTCGTTGAAATATTGAGGAAGAAATACAAGCTTGATAAAACTGATGAAGAAATTAGCAGCTCAGACAAGTTTACGCTCTCAATCTATTTCGATAACGAGTTAAATTTTATTTCTGATAAGTTTTTTTATACAATGAGCGGATATATTCGTAACCATGGAGATTTAATAGAAGATTTTTATGGATTTGAGGAAACATATAAAGAAGATTTAAACAGAGAATTCAGTGAAGATTTCAATACAACCATTACAAAACTTTTCGATCAATACAAAGTATCTCATACAAATTTTCGTTACTCATTCGTGAAAAACCTGGACAATGGAGATGTTAACTTACATTCCTTTTTCATTGAAGATATGAATAAGGCAAAAGCGATAAATAATAAAAACTTGAATAGATATTTTCAGGGATTTTTCGGAGAACGGAAAAATCTTGATGGAAACAAAAAGTCGGAGCACTTTAACCCGAATATTTATGAAGATTGGATCTTACAACCAGAGTGTTATCCATTAGGGCGCTTTCCGAGCAATCCGGAGTATGCGCTATCATTTATGCAACAAACAGCGGTAAATTTGGCTTTAAATGATGCCAATACTCTTCGAAGTGTTAATGGTCCACCGGGAACAGGAAAAACAACATTGTTGAAAGATATATTTGCTGATTTAGTTGTCCAGCAGGCAGTTGAAATCTCACAACTTTCAGACAAGAGTATAAACCGTGATCTGGTCTATTACAAAGAAAAAGGTAAATTTGGTGCTCTGCCAACTTCCATTTCAAGTAAGAATATCATAGTTGCAAGTTCAAACAATGGCGCAGTTCAAAACATTGTAACGGAGCTACCTAAGAAAGAGAGTATTGACGCTACTTTTCAAAACTTGCTAATGGAAGCAGATTATTTTAAGGATATCTCCAATTCTACATTAAGTACTGAAGGTTATGGGAAAAGCAGTAAGATGAAAATGGAGCCTTTGGAGGAAGAAAACTGGGGGGTCTTTTCACTTGAAGGGGGAGCTGCAGCCAATATAAATAAATTATTAATGACGATTGAATTTATCGACAAACATTTAACTGATGATTATCAACCTAATCCAGCTATATATCAGGAGTTTTTAAATCTACACCATCAGTTGAAGAAAAAGAGAGCGGAAGTTCAAGAGTACTATTTAAATGCTGCTAAGCTAAAAAAACTAAGAAAACAGCTAAGAGAATATACTATTTCTTTTGAACGAGAAGCAGAAGAGAAACGAGTGGCTTTAAATATAAGGAAAGAAGAAGAGAATCATAAGTTAATGAGATTAAATAATGAAAATTTGAACCTGAAACAAGATCTAACAAATACGGAAATAGAGATGGAGACTATAACAGATGAATACAATCAAGCTTTAAGAGATTATGAAACAATTCAATTACAAAAGCCTGGTTTTTTAAGAAGAATATTCAATAGGTCACAGGTTCAAACCTATTTTGACCAGCTTAATGGTGCTAACAACAACTTAAAAGCTCTTACACAACAGAAAGTCAAAATACAAAAGCAAGAGAGGAAAATCAATCACAAAATAGAAGTTAATGTATCTAATACCAAAAAGATTGAAAAGATCATTCAAAAATTAGCAACTGAATTTAGCGCCTGGGAAAAAACTAAAAAAGACAGGATCATTAAATATAAAAATGAAGTGCTTAAATTAGAAAAAAATAAAGTTAAACGGGACATAAAAGAAGTTGATTTCTCACTGTCGTATGAGGACTTGCAAAAGTCTAACCCCTGGTTTGAGAAGGATTTTCGTGTGTTGCAGTCTGAGCTGTTTATCGCCGCTTTAAAGGTTAGAAAGCAATTTCTATTTGAAAACGTAAAAAGTTTGAAAGCGGCAAGAATCATTTGGGGGAAGCAATCTGAATACTTAGAAAGAGAAAACGGTAATGAATTAGTAACAGAATCATGGCAGTGGTTAAACTTCGCCATTCCAGTTGTTAGTACTACTTTTGCAAGTTTTGGGCGCATGTTTAAAAATCTTGGTGAAAATTCTATTGGAAATTTGTTTGTCGATGAAGCAGGTCAAGCCCTTCCACAAGCTAGTGTAGGAGCAATATTTAGAAGTAAAAAGGTGTTGGTAGTAGGCGATCCATCACAAATAAAACCAGTATTAACTTTGGATTCGAACGTGCTATCGCTGATTGGGAGACATCACAACGTAAATGAAAAATTTATTTCAACTGATGCTTCTACTCAAACGATTGTAGATGATGCCAGCCAGTATGGATTCCAAAAGAATGAGGACGAGTGGATTGGAATTCCCCTTTGGGTTCACAGACGTTCTAACTATCCAATGTTCACTATCGCTAATGAACTATCATATGATGGGTTGATGGTTCAAGGGAAATCAGAAGCTGCTGCGATAGGGAAGTCAAAATGGTATGATTCAGCCGGGAATGCGAACGACAAGTTTGTTAAGGAACAAGCAGAGTTGTTGAAAAGTTTAATGAAGGAAAAAATTCAGGAAAACCCAAAATTAATTGACGACATTTATGTTATATCCCCATTCAGAAATGTAGCTTATAAGCTTGCTAAAACCTTAGATGAAATTAATTTTACAAAACGTGAAAACGGTAAAAGTACAAATGTAGGAACTGTGCATACTTTTCAAGGAAAAGAAGCAAAGATCGTATATTTTGTTCTTGGGGCTGACTCAAATAGTGCAGGAGCGGCAAGATGGGCTGTTTCTGATCCTAATATGATGAACGTTGCAGCTACCAGAGCGAAAGAGGAGTTTTATGTGATCGGAGATAAAGCGTTGTATGCGTCGTTAGGAAGTAATGTTGCAAACACTACGATTTCTATCATTGAGGACTATAATAGCTGA
- the dgoD gene encoding galactonate dehydratase, whose product MKITGYELFQVPPRWLFLKIETDEGITGWGEPVIEGKASTVKACVHELMEQLIGKDPARIEDHWNMMYRSGFYRGGPIHMSAIAGIDQALWDIKGKFFNAPVHQLLGGACRDSIRVYSWIGGDRPADVGTAAKEVVDAGFTAVKMNGTEELQYVDSYEKIDQTVERIAAVREAVGDYIGIGIDFHGRVHKPMAKILAKELEPFRPMFIEEPVLPENNEALRDIAMHTNIPIATGERMFSRWEFKKLLSDGYADIIQPDLSHAGGITECKKIFSMAEAYDVAVAPHCPLGPIALAACLQVDATSHNAFIQEQSLGIHYNVESDLLDYITDKSVFHYEKGHVNIPQGPGLGIEINEDHVRKLAEKGHNWKNPVWRHADGTIAEW is encoded by the coding sequence ATGAAAATTACCGGCTATGAGTTATTCCAGGTGCCGCCAAGATGGCTGTTTTTAAAAATTGAAACGGATGAAGGGATCACCGGGTGGGGAGAGCCTGTTATTGAAGGGAAGGCTTCCACTGTCAAGGCGTGCGTGCATGAACTGATGGAGCAGCTGATCGGAAAAGACCCGGCCCGAATAGAGGATCACTGGAATATGATGTACCGCTCAGGCTTTTACCGCGGAGGTCCGATCCACATGAGTGCGATCGCCGGCATTGATCAGGCACTTTGGGATATTAAAGGGAAATTCTTCAATGCGCCTGTTCATCAATTACTCGGAGGCGCCTGCCGCGATTCAATACGCGTATATTCATGGATTGGAGGAGACCGTCCCGCAGACGTCGGCACCGCAGCAAAAGAAGTAGTTGATGCAGGCTTCACCGCCGTTAAAATGAACGGGACAGAAGAGCTTCAATACGTTGATTCTTATGAAAAAATTGATCAGACAGTAGAGCGGATTGCAGCGGTTCGTGAAGCAGTTGGCGACTACATCGGAATCGGCATCGACTTCCACGGGAGAGTACATAAGCCAATGGCAAAAATTCTGGCGAAAGAGCTTGAACCATTCCGTCCGATGTTTATCGAAGAACCTGTACTGCCGGAAAATAACGAAGCGCTCAGAGATATTGCGATGCACACAAATATCCCAATCGCAACCGGTGAACGGATGTTTTCAAGATGGGAATTCAAAAAGCTGCTCTCTGACGGCTACGCTGATATTATTCAGCCGGATCTGTCCCATGCAGGAGGCATCACTGAGTGTAAAAAGATCTTTTCAATGGCAGAGGCATATGACGTTGCAGTCGCACCTCACTGCCCCCTTGGTCCGATCGCCCTTGCTGCGTGCCTGCAGGTCGATGCGACGTCGCACAATGCATTTATTCAGGAGCAGAGTCTCGGGATTCACTACAACGTTGAAAGTGATTTGCTTGATTACATCACAGACAAATCCGTTTTCCATTATGAAAAGGGGCATGTGAACATTCCGCAGGGTCCTGGACTTGGTATTGAAATTAACGAAGATCACGTCCGTAAGCTTGCTGAGAAGGGACACAACTGGAAAAACCCTGTATGGAGACATGCAGACGGCACCATCGCAGAATGGTAG
- a CDS encoding gluconate:H+ symporter, whose protein sequence is MSSGGLIIVTILAISLLLFLVMKSKLQAFVALLISSLFIGIASGMELQEIIISIEEGMGGTLGFIAVVVGLGAMFGELLRVSGGAERLAHTLVNKFGEGKVQWALGLTGFIVAIPIFLDVALVILVPIIYSLAQKTKKSLLYFGMPLLAGLAVTHSFVPPTPGPIAVASVLNADLGWVILFGVLAGIPAMVLAGPVFGRYIGRKIHVKVPEYIVENEFNNKEYEEKELPSFLLVAVLILIPLFLIILNTVLGAVLPEGNGVRELFTFIGHPFVALTISTLLTFYFLGTKRGYTKEEIQKIATKSLEPAGIIILITGAGGVFKQTLINSGVGDVLGNMMAESSMPLIVLAFIIATFVRVAQGSATVAMITAAGLIAPVLEVVDVSAPMLGLLVISIASGATVFSHVNDSGFWLVNRFFGLTEKETLQTWTVMETIIGFVGFGVVFGISLFIA, encoded by the coding sequence ATGTCATCAGGCGGTTTAATTATCGTAACGATTCTGGCCATATCTTTACTGCTGTTTCTGGTCATGAAATCAAAGCTCCAGGCATTCGTTGCCCTGCTGATCTCAAGTTTATTCATCGGGATCGCGTCAGGAATGGAGCTTCAGGAAATTATCATCTCAATTGAAGAAGGAATGGGCGGAACACTCGGATTTATCGCAGTTGTCGTTGGCCTTGGTGCAATGTTTGGTGAGCTGCTGAGAGTATCAGGTGGTGCTGAAAGACTTGCGCATACCCTGGTCAATAAATTTGGAGAAGGAAAAGTGCAATGGGCGCTCGGGTTAACGGGCTTTATTGTTGCAATTCCGATCTTCCTTGATGTCGCACTTGTCATTCTCGTGCCGATCATCTACAGCCTTGCACAGAAAACGAAGAAATCACTGCTTTACTTCGGAATGCCGCTGCTCGCCGGACTCGCTGTCACACACAGCTTCGTTCCACCGACACCAGGTCCGATCGCAGTAGCATCTGTGTTAAATGCAGACTTAGGATGGGTTATTCTGTTCGGTGTACTTGCCGGTATTCCAGCCATGGTATTAGCTGGACCTGTATTCGGCCGTTACATAGGAAGAAAAATTCACGTCAAAGTACCGGAATATATCGTTGAAAATGAGTTCAACAATAAAGAATACGAGGAAAAAGAATTACCAAGCTTTCTTTTAGTAGCCGTCTTAATCTTAATTCCATTATTCCTGATTATCCTGAATACAGTTTTAGGAGCGGTACTGCCAGAAGGCAACGGCGTTCGTGAATTATTTACATTCATCGGTCATCCGTTCGTAGCGCTAACGATTTCAACCTTACTGACTTTCTATTTCCTTGGAACAAAGCGTGGCTATACAAAGGAAGAAATCCAGAAAATCGCTACAAAATCACTTGAACCTGCCGGAATTATCATCCTAATTACCGGAGCCGGCGGTGTATTCAAGCAGACACTGATCAACAGCGGTGTCGGTGACGTCCTGGGCAACATGATGGCTGAATCCAGCATGCCATTAATCGTGCTTGCCTTTATCATCGCAACATTCGTCCGCGTCGCACAGGGCTCAGCAACCGTTGCCATGATCACAGCAGCCGGTCTGATCGCCCCTGTACTCGAAGTCGTCGACGTATCAGCACCAATGCTTGGCCTTCTCGTTATCTCAATCGCATCAGGCGCAACCGTCTTCTCTCACGTCAACGACTCAGGCTTCTGGCTCGTTAACCGGTTCTTCGGATTGACAGAGAAAGAGACGCTGCAGACCTGGACTGTGATGGAGACGATTATTGGGTTTGTCGGGTTTGGTGTGGTGTTTGGGATTAGTTTGTTTATTGCATAG
- a CDS encoding sensor histidine kinase, with protein MRKQLEDTLEARWLQAQIQPHFIFNTLNSISALSDIDPIKMQHLIGHFSDLLRSKFDTGSLNRFTSLQEELSITESYLFIEKVRFGKRLKIIWDIDEDISEFFQPTLTIQPIVENALKHGVVKQTRGDTIEVRAEKDQYNMKITIKDDGIGMKKETVDYLNTMKFEESHRIGITNTNRRLKKAFGKGLRIKSEVGAGTEVSFIIFRSYG; from the coding sequence ATGAGAAAACAGCTTGAAGATACACTCGAAGCAAGATGGCTCCAGGCACAAATTCAGCCGCACTTTATCTTTAACACACTGAATTCCATCAGTGCACTCAGTGATATTGATCCAATTAAAATGCAACACCTTATAGGACATTTCAGTGATCTCTTAAGAAGCAAATTTGATACAGGCTCATTAAATCGGTTTACTTCTTTACAAGAAGAACTGTCTATCACGGAATCATATTTATTTATAGAAAAAGTCCGGTTTGGCAAGCGGTTGAAAATTATTTGGGATATTGATGAGGATATTAGTGAATTTTTTCAACCTACACTCACGATTCAACCAATCGTTGAAAATGCTTTAAAACATGGAGTGGTAAAGCAAACTAGAGGCGATACTATAGAAGTCAGAGCTGAGAAAGATCAATACAATATGAAAATTACCATTAAAGACGACGGTATTGGGATGAAAAAAGAAACCGTTGACTACTTAAACACAATGAAATTTGAAGAATCCCATAGAATTGGAATAACCAATACCAATAGAAGACTAAAGAAAGCTTTTGGCAAAGGTCTCAGAATTAAAAGTGAGGTCGGGGCAGGTACGGAGGTTTCATTTATTATTTTTAGAAGTTATGGATAA